A genome region from Pseudomonas sp. S06B 330 includes the following:
- a CDS encoding HAD family hydrolase — translation MSLKDIRHWVFDMDGTLTVAVHDFAAIREALEIPPADDILTHLAALPAAEAAAKHAWLLEHERDLAIGSQAAVGAVELVRELAGRGCQLGILTRNALELAHVTLEAIGLAECFAEPYVLGRDEAPPKPHPGGLLKLANAWQVQPSEMVMVGDYRFDLDCGRAAGARTVLVNLPDNPWPELTDWHAADCRALQVLLNQ, via the coding sequence CTCAAGGATATTCGTCATTGGGTGTTCGACATGGATGGCACCTTGACTGTCGCCGTGCATGATTTCGCGGCGATTCGTGAGGCCCTGGAAATTCCACCGGCGGACGACATCCTTACCCACCTGGCCGCGTTGCCCGCTGCTGAAGCGGCGGCTAAGCACGCCTGGTTGCTGGAGCACGAACGTGATCTGGCGATCGGCTCGCAGGCGGCGGTCGGTGCAGTGGAGTTGGTGCGCGAGCTGGCTGGGCGTGGCTGCCAGTTAGGCATCCTTACCCGTAATGCGCTGGAGTTGGCGCATGTGACGCTGGAAGCCATTGGCCTGGCTGAATGCTTCGCCGAGCCGTACGTACTGGGACGTGATGAGGCACCACCAAAGCCGCATCCTGGCGGCCTACTGAAACTGGCCAACGCCTGGCAGGTGCAGCCGAGCGAGATGGTCATGGTTGGTGACTATCGTTTTGATCTCGATTGCGGTCGTGCGGCGGGGGCCAGGACTGTCCTGGTCAACCTGCCGGACAACCCCTGGCCGGAGTTGACCGACTGGCATGCGGCGGATTGCCGGGCATTGCAGGTATTGCTTAACCAGTGA
- a CDS encoding TonB-dependent siderophore receptor codes for MTRICPRAPRPLVRAVHLALFGLTLAPLPMLALLPTHAQAQSVSKDFQIAPGALGTNLSLFATRANITLSFDARQTQGRQSAGLQGNYSVEEGLARLLQGSGLQAQRQSNGGYVLVPISSDGTVELGATSINGQFLGETTENTGSYTTAVTRTATKLPLSIRETPQSVTVITRQLMDDQGAQSISDVLRNTPGISSQTYDSDRTEFTSRGLVITNYQYDGVNTIYDGVYDEGTAHVDMSIYDRVEVLKGATGLMTGSGDPSATVNLIRKKPTAQFQASLTGSAGSWDDYRGQGDVSGPLNSTGTLRGRFVGAQQDKQGYQDHYEQKKEVYYGILEADITPDTLLTVGIDQQDTTPRGTSWTGNPVYYTDGGRTDFSRSFNPGADWSRRDFQNRTYFASLEQALANDWSLKLSVNQLQSDHDTRLASASGGAPDRDGNGMYFFWGRWEGHRVQNTADLNLSGPFSLFGREHDLVVGYNASYSRQTGATWDTSEFAMVPGSIFDWKGHIGVPDFPKNGKYEQKKSQTGAYIATRLRPTDDLSVILGTRVSTFKYDDNYDYDGLNPLFPDSQASYKQHGVVTPYAGVVYDLNDTYSVYASYTSIYQPQSNKDSNGSTLDPVEGDSYETGLKAAYLEGKLNASLALFRTEQDNVAEQIGTNPATNEGIFKATSGATTEGVELELSGELQEGWNLSAGYTYARTRDADEQRMYGFPMSTSKPEHLVRVFTTYRLPGVMDKVTVGGGVNWQSAFYGKIYNRSVNDYTFIKQGGYTLVDLMSRYQYNEHLSFTVNANNVFDKRYLSGLGNFDTTYYGEPRNMMLTTRWDF; via the coding sequence ATGACCCGCATTTGCCCTCGGGCGCCCCGCCCTCTGGTTCGCGCCGTTCACCTGGCGCTGTTCGGCCTGACCCTGGCACCGCTACCGATGCTGGCGCTGCTGCCGACGCACGCCCAGGCGCAGAGCGTCAGTAAAGACTTCCAGATTGCGCCGGGGGCATTGGGGACCAACCTGAGCCTGTTCGCCACCCGTGCCAACATCACCCTGTCGTTTGATGCACGTCAAACCCAGGGCCGCCAGTCGGCTGGGCTGCAAGGCAATTACTCGGTGGAAGAAGGATTGGCGCGCCTGCTCCAGGGCAGTGGTTTGCAGGCCCAACGCCAGAGCAATGGCGGCTATGTGCTGGTGCCGATCAGCAGCGACGGCACGGTGGAACTGGGCGCCACTAGCATTAATGGGCAATTTCTCGGCGAAACCACGGAAAACACCGGCTCCTACACCACTGCCGTGACCCGCACCGCCACCAAACTGCCCTTGTCGATCCGTGAAACACCGCAATCGGTCACCGTCATTACCCGACAGTTGATGGACGACCAAGGCGCCCAGAGCATCTCCGATGTGTTGCGCAACACCCCGGGTATTTCTTCGCAAACTTATGACAGCGACCGCACCGAGTTCACCAGTCGCGGCCTGGTAATCACCAACTATCAATACGATGGCGTCAACACCATCTATGACGGTGTGTATGACGAAGGCACCGCCCACGTCGACATGTCGATCTATGACCGGGTTGAAGTACTCAAAGGCGCAACCGGCCTGATGACCGGCTCCGGCGACCCTTCGGCGACGGTGAACCTGATCCGCAAGAAGCCTACCGCGCAGTTCCAGGCCTCGCTCACCGGCAGTGCCGGCAGTTGGGATGACTACCGTGGCCAAGGTGATGTTTCCGGGCCATTGAACAGCACCGGCACCCTGCGTGGGCGATTCGTTGGTGCGCAGCAGGACAAGCAGGGCTACCAGGACCACTACGAGCAAAAGAAAGAGGTGTACTACGGTATTCTCGAAGCCGACATCACCCCTGACACCTTGCTGACGGTCGGCATCGATCAACAGGACACCACTCCGCGCGGCACCTCCTGGACCGGTAACCCGGTGTACTACACCGATGGCGGTCGTACCGACTTCTCCCGCTCGTTCAACCCCGGGGCCGACTGGAGTCGACGCGACTTTCAGAACCGCACCTACTTCGCCTCCCTGGAGCAGGCCCTGGCCAATGACTGGTCGCTCAAGCTCAGCGTCAACCAATTGCAGAGCGACCACGACACTCGCCTGGCATCGGCCAGTGGCGGTGCCCCTGACCGTGACGGCAACGGCATGTATTTCTTCTGGGGTCGCTGGGAAGGCCATCGGGTTCAGAACACTGCCGACCTAAACCTCTCTGGCCCGTTCAGCCTGTTTGGCCGCGAGCATGATCTGGTAGTCGGCTATAACGCCTCGTATTCACGCCAAACCGGCGCCACCTGGGACACCAGCGAATTCGCCATGGTGCCGGGCAGTATCTTTGACTGGAAGGGCCACATCGGCGTCCCCGACTTCCCGAAGAACGGCAAGTATGAGCAAAAGAAAAGCCAGACTGGCGCCTATATTGCCACCCGCCTGCGTCCAACCGATGACCTTTCGGTGATCCTCGGCACCCGCGTCAGCACCTTCAAGTACGACGACAATTATGACTATGACGGCCTGAACCCACTGTTCCCGGACAGCCAGGCCAGTTACAAGCAACATGGTGTGGTCACGCCCTACGCCGGTGTCGTGTACGACCTCAACGATACCTACTCGGTATACGCCAGCTACACCTCGATCTATCAACCGCAGAGCAATAAGGACAGTAATGGCAGCACGCTTGACCCGGTCGAAGGCGACAGCTACGAAACTGGTCTGAAAGCCGCCTACTTGGAGGGTAAGCTCAATGCCAGCCTGGCACTGTTCCGCACCGAACAAGACAATGTAGCGGAGCAGATCGGTACCAACCCGGCGACCAACGAAGGCATTTTCAAGGCCACCAGTGGGGCAACCACTGAGGGTGTGGAGCTGGAACTGAGCGGTGAGTTGCAGGAAGGCTGGAACCTGTCGGCCGGCTACACCTACGCCCGCACCCGCGATGCCGACGAACAGCGCATGTACGGGTTCCCGATGAGCACCAGCAAGCCTGAACATCTGGTACGTGTGTTCACCACTTATCGCCTGCCAGGGGTAATGGACAAGGTCACCGTCGGTGGCGGGGTGAATTGGCAGAGCGCGTTCTACGGCAAGATCTACAACCGATCAGTCAACGACTACACCTTTATCAAACAAGGCGGCTACACCCTGGTCGACCTGATGAGCCGCTACCAGTACAACGAACACCTGAGCTTTACCGTCAACGCCAACAACGTGTTCGACAAACGCTACCTGTCCGGGCTGGGTAACTTCGACACCACCTACTACGGCGAGCCGCGCAATATGATGTTGACCACGCGCTGGGATTTCTGA
- a CDS encoding FecR domain-containing protein, with protein sequence MAQPLDYHTLEAAATWYVRLNAAQPSDAQLRAWQDWLGKSQAHAQAWARVEKLQRQLGSLPADIALPTLAGVRARRRAVLKTLAMLLAVGASGWVVHESNPAQALMAQLRTGKGQRRQLRLSDGSQLELNSDSAVDIHFDGLQRQLQLHRGEIMVQTASDVAGRPFRVRTAEGMVRALGTRFSVRSEDGLSRVSVLQHAVEIRPVDKPLLMLRLEAGQSGSFDRQQIGNAHAAAPGTGAWTQGMLTVIEWRLADFVSELRRYRPGVLRCAEGITDLRLSGAFRIDDTDTILENLSASLPVKVRYLTRYWVSIEAA encoded by the coding sequence ATGGCCCAGCCCCTGGATTACCACACCCTGGAAGCTGCCGCGACCTGGTACGTCCGCCTCAATGCCGCCCAGCCCAGCGACGCCCAACTGCGCGCCTGGCAGGATTGGCTAGGTAAAAGCCAGGCCCACGCCCAAGCCTGGGCACGGGTAGAGAAACTGCAGCGCCAGCTGGGCAGCCTGCCCGCCGATATCGCCCTGCCGACCCTGGCCGGTGTACGCGCCCGTCGACGCGCCGTGCTCAAGACGCTGGCCATGCTGTTGGCCGTCGGCGCCAGCGGCTGGGTCGTGCACGAAAGCAACCCGGCGCAAGCACTGATGGCCCAACTTCGCACCGGTAAAGGTCAACGGCGCCAGCTCAGGCTTAGCGATGGCAGTCAGTTGGAACTCAACTCCGACAGCGCGGTGGATATCCATTTTGACGGCCTGCAACGCCAATTGCAGCTGCACCGCGGCGAAATCATGGTGCAGACCGCCAGCGATGTCGCCGGTCGGCCATTTAGGGTGCGTACAGCCGAAGGCATGGTTCGCGCACTGGGCACCCGCTTTAGCGTGCGCAGTGAAGACGGCCTGAGCCGGGTCAGCGTGCTGCAGCACGCCGTGGAAATTCGCCCTGTGGATAAGCCGCTGTTGATGCTGCGCCTGGAAGCTGGGCAGTCGGGCAGTTTCGACAGACAGCAGATCGGCAACGCTCATGCCGCAGCACCAGGTACGGGCGCCTGGACCCAGGGCATGTTGACGGTGATCGAGTGGCGGCTGGCCGATTTTGTCAGCGAGCTGCGCCGCTATCGTCCAGGCGTGCTGCGCTGCGCCGAAGGCATCACCGACTTGCGCCTGTCCGGTGCCTTTCGCATCGATGATACCGACACCATCCTGGAAAACCTCAGCGCGTCCCTGCCCGTCAAAGTCCGCTACCTGACCCGCTATTGGGTGAGCATCGAAGCGGCCTGA
- a CDS encoding sigma-70 family RNA polymerase sigma factor — translation MSAPDHAALHTLYSEHNGWLKNWLRARLGNASDAADLAQDTFIRVLSARNVHAIREPRSYLGAIAHALMVDKFRRKALEQAYLAELANRPEHYADSPESRLLILETLVGVDTLLDGLGERTRQIFLAVQLEGLSYVATAERLEISVTTVKKHLIRAMTHCLLLTDD, via the coding sequence ATGTCTGCTCCCGATCACGCTGCCCTGCATACGCTTTATAGCGAACATAACGGTTGGTTGAAGAACTGGCTGCGCGCCCGCCTGGGCAACGCCAGCGATGCCGCTGATCTTGCCCAGGACACCTTTATCCGGGTGCTGAGCGCGCGCAATGTGCACGCCATTCGCGAACCTCGCAGCTACTTGGGCGCCATCGCCCATGCGTTGATGGTCGACAAGTTCCGACGCAAGGCGCTGGAGCAGGCTTACCTTGCCGAGCTGGCAAACCGCCCGGAGCACTATGCCGACTCACCGGAAAGCCGTTTGCTGATCCTCGAAACCCTGGTGGGCGTGGACACCCTGCTCGATGGCTTGGGTGAGCGTACTCGGCAGATTTTCCTGGCGGTGCAACTCGAAGGCTTGAGTTATGTGGCAACCGCTGAGCGTCTTGAAATTTCGGTCACCACGGTGAAGAAGCACCTGATCCGCGCCATGACCCACTGCCTGTTGCTGACGGACGACTAA